The DNA segment GAGAATGCGGCCGGTGGTGAGCAGAAGCGGGAAGCGCGGGCCGGTCTTTTCGTCGGTCGCGACATATTCGGTGCGGATGAACTTGCCCTTGCCGCGCACGAAGCCGTCAATATGCATGATCGGCGATCCGAGCGGCGCCTTCTCGTTGCAGGGCCACTGCACGGAGCCCATCTTTTCCAGATAATCGTAGGAGACCATGGCGAAGCTTGGCGTCGTTGCGGCAATCTCGTCCATGATCTCGGAGGGATGGGCGTAGTTCCAGGCAAGGCCCATCGCCTGCGCCAGCTTCTGCGTCACTTCCCAATCGGCATAGCCGTTGCGGGGCGTCATGACGCGGCGGACGCGGTTGATGCGGCGTTCGGCATTGGTGAACGTGCCGTCCTTTTCCAGGAAGGTCGAGCCCGGCAGGAAGACATGGGCGTAGTTGGCGGTTTCGTTGAGGAACAGGTCCTGCACGACGACGCATTCCATGGCGGCAAGGCCGGCCTGCACATGCTTGGTATCGGGGTCGGACTGAAGAATGTCTTCGCCCTGGATATAGATACCCTTGAACGAGCCATCGACGGCGGCGTCCAGCATATTGGGAATGCGCAGACCCGGTTCGTTGGAGATGGTGACGCCCCAGAGCTTTTCGAAGGTTTCGCGGGTCGCATCGTCGGAGACGTGACGATAGCCGGGAAGCTCGTGCGGGAAGGAGCCCATGTCGCAGGCGCCCTGAACATTGTTCTGGCCGCGCAGCGGATTTACGCCGACGCCCGGACGGCCGATATTGCCGGTCGCCATGGCCAGATTGGCAATGCCGATGACAGTGGTCGAGCCCTGGCTATGCTCGGTAACACCGAGACCGTAATAGATCGCGCCATTGCCGCCGGTGGCAAACAGGCGGGCAGCGCCACGAACCTCTTCGGCGGGAACGCCGGTCAGCTGCTCGATGGCTTCGGGGCTATGATGCGGCTCGGACACGAAGGATGCCCAATCCTCGAATTCCGACCAGTCGCAGCGTTCGCGGATGAATGTCTCGTCGAACAGGCCCTCGGTGACGATGACATGGGCCAGCGCCGTGACGATCGCGACATTGGTGCCGGGGCGCAGCGGCAGGTGATGCGACGCCTTGATATGCGGCGAGGAAACCATGTCGGTGCGGCGCGGATCGATGACGATCAGCTTGGCGCCCTGACGCAGGCGCTTCTTCAGGCGGGAGGCAAAGACCGGGTGGCCATCGGTCGGGTTGGCGCCGATGATGATGACGACATCGGTAAATTCGACCGAATCGAAATTCTGCGTGCCGGCCGAGGTGCCGAAGGTGGCGCCGAGGCCATAGCCGGTCGGCGAATGGCAGACACGGGCGCAGGTATCGACATTGTTATTGCCGAAGCCGGAGCGGATCAGCTTCTGAACGAGGTAGGTTTCCTCGTTGGTGCAGCGCGAGGAGGTGATGCCGCCGATGGATTCGCGGCCATATTGATACTGGATGCGGCGGAATTCGCTGGCTGTATGGGCAAGCGCCTCCTCCCAGCTGACTTCGCGCCAGGGATCGCTGATCTTTTCGCGGATCATCGGGTTGAGGACGCGTTCCTTATGGGTCGAATAGCCATAGGCAAAGCGGCCCTTGACGCAGGAATGGCCGCGATTGGCCTGTCCGTCCTTCCAGGGCACCATGCGCACCAGCTCTTCGCCGCGCATCTCCGCCTTGAACGAGCAGCCGACGCCGCAATAGGCGCAGGTGGTGACGACCGAATGTTCGGGCTGGCCGATGGCGATGACGGATTTCTCGGTCAGCGTCGCAGTCGGGCAGGCCTGGACGCAGGCGCCGCAGGAAACGCATTCCGATTCCAGGAAGTTCTCGTGCATGCCGGGCGAAACGCGCGAGCCGAAGCCACGGCCCTCGATGGTCAGCGCAAACGTGCCCTGCACCTCTTCACAGGCCCGCACGCAGCGCGAACAGACGATGCATTTCGAGGGATCATAGGTGAAGTAGGGATTGCTTTCGTCCTTCGGCATCCATTTGGCATTGATATCGCCATTATTGCGCGCCTTGACGTGGTTGTCGCCCTCATAGCCATAGCGCACATCGCGAAGGCCGACGGCACCGGCCATGTCCTGCAGCTCGCAGTCGCCATTGGCGGCACAGGTCAGACAGTCCAGCGGGTGGTCGGAGATATAGAGCTCCATCACGCCTTTGCGGATGTCCTTCAGACGGCTCGTCTGGGTATGGACGGTGATACCGGGGGCGACGGGGGTCGTGCAGGATGCCGGCGTGCCGTTACGTCCCTCGATTTCCACGAGACAGAGACGGCAGGAGCCGAAGGCATCGACCATGTCGGTGGCGCAGAGCTTTGGCACCTGGATGCCGGCTTCCATCGAGGCCCGCATGATCGACGTGCCCTCCGGCACGGTGATCTCGTTGCCGTCAATGGTCAGCGTCACCATCTTTTCCGAGCGGGAGGCGGGTGTGCCGAAGTCGATTTCAGAGACGAGGGGCATTGCGAACCTCCTGGTGCATGTTGTTTTTTATCCAGTGCCCGGTTGTGGATCGCACAAAATTGTGCGAAATTTCAATGGGGGCAGCCGGAGAGGCAACGTGAAACGCGAGCAATTTCTTCGAGATTTGCGCAAGCTTGCCAAGACCCGGCAAATCGAGCTGGAAATCTTTGAGGATAAAGGCAAGGGCTCGCACTATCGGATAAAATGCGGCGGAAAGATTTCGACGGTGAAGTCCGGGGATCTGACGCCAATGTATATGCGGCTGGTCAGAAAGCAGCTTGGTCTCGAATGAATGCGAGTTCCAGATACGGATAAGGAGCGATCGATGTTTTACGCTTTTCACGCGACGTTGGAAGACGACCCCGACGGCGGATTTGTCGTGACCTTCGCCGATGTGCCGGAAGCCATCACTGCAGGCATGACGCGGGAAGACGCTCTTGTGAACGCGCGCGAAGCGCTGGGACTGGCCTTGCGCGGCATCGTGCAGGATGGGCGAAGGATACCGGAACCACGCAGTGCCGGTGGAGTGCTCGTTCCCGTCGAGCCGGATGTTGCGGCCAAACTCGCCCTGATCCAGGCTTTCATCGCAGCCGGCATTTCGAAAAGCGAACTGGCGCGTCGGCTTGGAAAGACTGAAAATGAGGCGCGACGGCTGCTGGATCCGGATCATGCCTCCAAAATCGGGCCCCTGCGGGAAGCCCTTCGGGCGTTGGGGCAGGAGATTATCATCTCCACCCAGGATGCCGCCTAGACAGGGCTGTCCGGTAACGCGAAGTGGGCGCGCGCTCATTCCGCCGCCTCCACCAGAGGTACCGGCCGGAAATCGTCCGGGAAGTGGTTCATCGCGCTGGTCACCGGGTAGGGCGTGAAGCCGCCGAGTGCGCAGAGCGAGCCGAATTTCATCGTGTTGCAGAGGTCGGCGAGCAGGGCGAGGTTCTTCTCGGGCTCGATTCCTTGCGCGATCTTGTCGGCGGTTTCGACGCCACGGGTCGAGCCGATGCGGCAGGGGGTGCACTTGCCGCAGCTTTCGATGGCGCAGAATTCCATGGCGAAACGGGCCTGTTTCAGCATGTCGGCGGTGTCGTCGAAGACTGTAATGCCGGCATGGCCGATCAGGCCGTCCTTGGCTGCAAAGGCCTCGTAATCGAACGGCGTGTCGAACAGGGCGCGGGGGAAATAGGCGCCAAGCGGGCCGCCGACCTGCACCGCCTTGACGGGACGTCCGCTTGCGGTGCCGCCGCCGATCTCATCGACGATCTGGCCGAGCGTCAGGCCGAAGGCCGCCTCGTACAGTCCACCATGCTTGACGTTGCCGGCGATCTGGATCGGGATGGTGCCGCGCGAGCGGCCCATGCCGAAGTCCTTATAAAAGGCCGCGCCCTTGTCCATGATGACCGGTACGGAAGCAAGCGAGATGACGTTGTTGATGACGGTCGGACAGTTGAACAGGCCCTTATGCGCCGGCAGCGGCGGCTTGGCGCGCACGATGCCGCGCTTGCCTTCCAGCGAGTTGAGAAGCGCCGTTTCCTCGCCGCAGACATAGGCGCCGGCGCCGGTGCGGATTTCGATGTCGAAAGCCCGGCCGCAGCCCATCACCGAAGGCCCCAGAATCCCGGCGGCACGGGCAATGCCGACAGCCTCGGTCATCGTTGCGATGGCGTGCGGATATTCCGAGCGGATATAGACGAAACCCTTGGTGGCAAGAGTTGCAAGACCGGCGATTGCCATGCCCTCGATCAGCACGAAGGGATCGCCCTCCATGATCATCCGGTCGGCGAAGGTGCCGCTGTCGCCCTCGTCGGCGTTGCAGACGATATATTTGCGGTCGCCGGCCGTATCGAGAACGGTCTTCCATTTGATGCCGGTCGGGAAACCAGCACCGCCGCGTCCGCGAAGGCCGCTTTCGGTGACCTGCGCCACCACGTCAGCGGAGGTCATCGCCACGGCCTTGGCCAGGCCCTTCAGGCCGTCATTCGCCTTATAGTCCTCCAGCGACAGCGGATCGATGATGCCGCAACGGGCAAAGGTGAGCCGTGTCTGGTTTTTCAGGAAGGGCAGGTCCTCGGTCTTCCCGAGACAGAGCGGGTGGTGACTGCCGGTCACGAGGCCTGCATCCAAGAGAGAGGCGATATCGGAGGCCTTGACCGGACCATAGGCTATGCGGCCTTCAGGCGTTTCCACCTCGACCAAAGGTTCCAGCCAATGCAGGCCGCGCGAGCCGTTTCGCACGATCGTAGCGTCAAGGCCGCGCGTGCCGATCTCCTGCGACAACGCCTTGGCGACGCGATCTGCGCCAAGGGCCAGTGCTGCTGCATCCTGGGGGACGAAAATCCGCACGGTCATGCCCGCACCTCCGCAACGAGGTCACGCACCGCATCCGCATCGAGCCGCCCGTGCACCTCGCCGTCGAGCATCGCGGCGGGTGCGGTGGAACAGAGCCCGAGACAGTAGACGGGTTCCAGCGTCACCGCGCCGTCGAGCGTCGTCTGGTGGAAATCGATGCCGAGCAGAGATTTTACCCGTTCGGCCAGCGCATCGCCGCCCATCGATTGGCACGCTTCTGCCCGGCAGAGCTTGAGCACATGGCGGCCGGCCGGGTGGTCGCGATAGTCGTGATAGAAGGAGACGACGCCGTGAACCTCGGCGCGCGACAGGTTGAGTTCGCGGGCAATGACCGGCAGGGCTTCCTGCGGCACATAGCCGAACTCGGCCTGGATCTCGTGCAGGATCGGCAGAAGCGGCCCTTCGAGCGACTTCATCTCGCTGACAATATCCAGCGTCCGTTCACCGATATCACGGCTTGATACATGCAGGTTCAACGTTCAGACCTCCCGAACTGAAATGAACAATCTGTCGTGATCTGCGATCCTTTGACCAAACGAAGTCCCCTCCAGAACTTCGTTTATCCGTATTCCAGGCCGGTAAGCGCCAGAAACACGCGGTTTTGCAGTCCACACACTGAAAACACAGGGTGTCAGCAGGTGGGAGGAGGGTCAATAGGCGTATTCCGTTAAGCGATAGGTGTTTTCTATCAAAGGGCCTGAGCGTCAGCCAGAATGCGGGCCTCATGCAGCAGGGCTGAAACGAGCGGCGTGAACGGTTCGCGATGCGTTGCGACCAGGCCGACCGTGTGGCGGGCATCCGGTTCGATGATCGGGATCAGCTTGATGTCATCGTGAAAACCGAAGGATTTCGCGACGTTATAGGGCATGATGCTGGCCCAGTGACCGGTGCGGACATGGGAGAAGAGCACGATCATCGAGTTGGATTCCAGTGTCGGCGACACGGTAACGCCGGCTTCTGCGAAATGCTGGTTGATGATGCGCCGGTTCTGCATGTCGGCCGTCAATAGACAAAGCCGAATACCGCCGACTTCCTTCCAGGTCACAGTTTCGCGATCGGCAAGGCTGGTGCCCGCAGCGGTAACCAGATGATAGCGCTCCACCTGCAGCGGCACGCTGGTGACGCGGCCGAGCGGTTCGTTTTCCAGATAGGTGAGGCCGGCATCGATCTCCAGATTTTCCAGGAGGCCGAGGATTTTCAGGGATGTGGTGGAGAGAATGGAGAATGTGACGTCCGGATGCTTCTCCTGAAAAGGGCCGGTAATGCGCGGCACCATGGCAAGCGTGGTTGGAACCGCCGCCAGCCGGATATGACCGACAAGGCCGCGGCGGGCGGCGCGCATTTCCTCGTGCATGGTTCGGCTATCACCGACAATCCGCCGTGCCCATTCCAGCACGCGCTGACCTTCCGGCGTCAGGCTCTGGTAGCGCGAGCCGCGATTGACCAGCATGACGCCGAGCTGATCCTCCAGCTGCTTGATCGCAGCCGATAGCGTTGGCTGGGTAATGCCGCAGAGATCGGCGGCGCGGCCGAAATGGCGCTCCTGCGCCAGCGCGATGAAGAATTCCAGCTTATCGATCAACCGCCACCCTCCCGCTGCGGAGATCTGCTTTTAGCAGATCAACTGGCCGCCATTCACTTCCAGCACCTGCCCGGTGATGTACCCCGAGAGCGCGTTGGACGCGAGGAACAAATAGGCCGGCGCGCAATCCTCGGCCGTGCCGAGCCGCTGCAGCGGAATGGTCTTGCGGGTGGCTTCGAGCTTTTCGGCGGACGAATAGCGTTCGTGGAAATCGGTGGTGATCGTTCCCGGCGACACGCAGTTGACGCGAATGCCATCCGGCGCCAGTTCGCGGGCGAGCGCCTTGGAATAGGTCGAGACGAAGGCCTTGGTGGCAGAATAGATCGCCGATCCGGCGCTGCCGCCGGTGAGTGCCGAGATGGAGACGGTGTTGACGATGGCCGGATGCGTGCCGCGCCGGATGAGCGGCAGAAGTGCGCGGGTGGTCTGCACCACGGAGGTCTGGTTCAGCTGAACCACCGTCTCATATTGCTCGTCAGTCAGTTCGCCGGCCAAAAACCGTCCGACCATCGTGCCCGCATTGTTGACGAGGACATCGATCGCCTGGAAGCGCCTGGCAATGCCGGCCGCCAGAAGCTCGATACCGCCTGCGCTCGAAAAATCGGCATAGGAGAGAAACGCCCGGCCTTCGGTCAGGGCCGCATCGAGAAAATCGGGCAGCGGTTCGCGCGCCACGCGGCCGCCGTGCAGATAGACGGTGGCGCCGCAATCGAGAAACTGGCGTGCGACCTCAAGGCCGATGCCACGGCCGGCGCCGGTGACGACGATGTTGAGGCCCTTGAACAGAGATGGATGAAACATTGAAAACCCTCCCGCGACCGACAGGCTGTCGCATGATGACCGGAATTGCAACGCGGCGGTTCCGTCTTCCTGTGCCAAGGCTTCATTTTCAAGCACTCGCCGCGTTTATGAAATTGCGCTGCTTTCGTTTTTGCCTATTATGAAAGAAAACGAAAACGACGGGGAGGAATAAACATGTATCTGACGGGGCGCCAGTCGGAAATCCTGGACCTTGCCAAGACCGAAGGCCGGGTTCTCGTCGATGAACTGGCGGCGCGCTTCTCTGTCACACCACAGACCATCCGCAAGGATCTGAACGATCTCTGTGACGGCCGGGTGCTGACGCGTATCCATGGCGGGGCGATCTTTCCGCGCGGCAACGAGAATGTGAAATACGAGGCCAGACGGTCGATCGCGGCCTTGGAAAAGCAGGCGATCGGGCAGGCGGCGGCGGCGATGATCCCGAACAATTCGTCGCTGTTCATCAATATCGGCACCACGACCGAAGCCGTCGGTGACGCGCTTCTCGACCACACGGAGCTGATGGTCATCACCAATAACATCAATGTTGCCAATCGCTTGCGGGTTTTCCCCTCGATCGAGGTGGTGATTGCCGGCGGCGTCGTGCGCGGTGCCGATGGCGGTATCGTCGGCGAGGCGGCGGTGGATTTCATCCGCCAGTTCAAGGTGGATTATGCCGTCATCGGCGCATCCGCGATCGATCATGACGGCGCGCTCCTGGATTTCGATTATCGCGAAGTGAAAGTGGCGCAGGCGATCATCGCCAATGCGCGGCATGTCATTCTGGTGTCGGATTCAACCAAATTCGAGCGCACGGCACCCGTGCGGATTGGTCATATTACCCAGGTTCACACCTTCATTACCGATATTTGTCCGATCGAGAACGTCCGCAATATCTGCCAGGACCAGGATGTGCGGCTGATCGAAACCGCGCGCTGAAATTGCTGATTTTAGCGGCGTCTTGTTTTCTATAAACATTCGTTTGACATTCGTACGGTTTTCGCTTTAATTATTTTTGCTTTCGCATCTGCTCAAAATTGTGCAATGCGAAATGTGGGAGGGGAAGCAGTGCCTGCGCAGGATGTACTCGACATTTTCGTGATCGGTGGCGGCATCAATGGGTGCGGCATCGCCAGGGATGCGGTTGGCCGTGGGTACTCGGTTGCGCTGGCGGAAATGGACGATTTTGCTTCCGGCACATCCTCACGCGCCACCAAGCTCATTCATGGCGGGCTGCGCTATCTCGAGCATTACGAATTCCGTCTGGTGCGCGAATCTTTGATGGAGCGCGAAGTGCTCTGGGCGATGGCGCCGCATATCATCTGGCCGATGCGCTTCGTGCTGCCGTTCCACAAGGGTGGCATCCGCCCGGCCTGGCTCATCCGTCTCGGCCTCTTCCTCTACGATCATATCGGCGGCCGCAAACTTCTGCCCGCGACCCGCACGCTCGACATGCGGCGCGATCCCGCTGCCAAGCCGTTGAAGGCGCTGTTTACCAAGGCTTTCGAATATTCCGACGGCTGGGTCGATGATGCCCGCCTGGTCGTGCTCAATGCGAAGGATGCGGCGCTGAAGGGCGCGCGGATCATGACGCGCAGCCGCGTTGTGTCGGCGGAACGCAAGGACGGCCTCTGGTCTGTCAATGTCGAGGATACGGCGACCGGTGCCGTCAGCACGTTCAAGGCGCGCATGGTGGTCAATGCGGCCGGCCCCTGGGTCGATGTGGTTCTGTCCCATGCGGTGCGCAAGAACGATGTCCATAATGTCCGGCTGGTACAGGGCAGCCATATCGTCGTGAAGAAGAAGTTCAGCGATCCGCGCGCCTATTTCTTCCAGAACCCCGACAACCGCATCATCTTTGCGATCCCCTACGAGACCGATTTCACTTTGATCGGCACGACCGACAACGATTTTACCGGCGATCCGAAGAACATCCAGATCACCGAAGGCGAGATCACCTATCTCTGCAATGCGGCGAGCGAGTATTTTTCCGAACCCGTGAAGCCCGCCGATGTTGTCTGGACCTATTCCGGCGTGCGGCCGCTGTTTGATGATGGTGCGTCGAAGGCGCAGGAAGCAACGCGCGACTATGTGCTGAAGGTCGATGGCGCAGAGGGCGAAGCGCCGCTGCTCAACGTCTTCGGCGGCAAGCTGACGACCTATCGCCGTCTCGGCGAACATGCGCTGGAAAAGATCGCCGGCGCGATCGGTGCAAAGGGCAATCCGTGGACCGCAAAAAGCGTTCTGCCGGGCGGCGATTTTCCGGCGACCGGCTATGAGGCCGAGGTGGCAAAGCTCAAGAGCCGCTATCCCTTTCTGGCCGAGCGCTACGCCCGCCGCCTGGTTCGGCTTTATGGGACGCTGGCCGCAAGTCTGCTCGGCAGTGCCGGCAAGACGGAGGATCTTGGGCGGCATTTCGGCGCTGATCTCTATGAGGTCGAGGTACAGTGGCTGATGGTGCAGGAATGGGCGCGGCATGCCGAGGATATCCTGTGGCGCCGCACCAAGCTCGGATTGACATTGACCCAGGCGCAAGCCGCCGGGTTGGAGGAATACATGCGGGAGACTATCCGCAACGTTGCCTGAGGGCCGCGCCGGGATGGCGCTGCCTGCGGCTGGGAGGAAGCCTGAGAATGCTGGAACTGAAAAACATAACCAAGGTCGTGGGGGCGGATACGCATATCCATCCGACGGATCTTGTGCTGGAGCGGGGCTCGCTCAATGTGCTGCTCGGCCCGACGCTCTCCGGCAAGACGTCGCTGATGCGGCTGATGGCCGGTCTCGACAAGCCGACGACCGGGACCATCACCTTCGACGGCAAGAACGTGACCGGCGTGCGGGTGCAGGATCGCTCCGTCGCCATGGTCTACCAGCAGTTCATCAATTACCCGGCGATGACCGTCTACGAGAACATCGCCTCGCCGATGCGCATTTCCGGCAAGGATTCGGCAACGATCGACCGGGAAGTGCGCAAGGCGGCCGAGCTGATGAAGCTGACGCCCTATCTGGAGCGCACGCCGCTCAACCTGTCGGGCGGCCAGCAGCAGCGCACGGCGCTGGCGCGCGCCATCGTCAAGAATGCCAGCCTCGTCCTGCTCGACGAGCCGCTCGCCAATCTCGATTACAAGCTGCGCGAGGAACTGCGCGAAGAATTGCCCAGACTGTTTGCCGCCGCCGGTTCGATCTTCGTTTATGCAACGACCGAGCCGCAGGAAGCGCTGCTGCTTGGCGGCCATACCGCAACGATGCACCAGGGGCGCATCAGCCAGTTCGGGCCGACGATCTCGGTCTATCGCAAGCCGGCCGATATCGTCACCGCGAAAACCTTTGCCGATCCGCCGCTCAATACGCTCGACGTGGTGAAGTCCGGCGATGCATTCGAGCGTGGCGGGCTCAGCGTCCTGCCGGTGCCCGCGCATCTTAGCGGCATGGCCGATGGCGCCTATACGATCGCCTTCCATCCGCACCACCTGTCGCTGGCGCGCCCGCACGACACAGCGGCACCGCTGAAGGCGGGCATCATCATTTCGGAAATCGCCGGTTCGGAAAGCTTCATCCATGTCGATTGCGCGGGATCCCGCTGGGTCATGCTCGAACACGGCATCCACGACATCGAGCCGGATACGGCGATCGAGCTTTTCGTCGATACCCGCCACCTGATGGCTTTCGGGCCGGATGGACGCGCGATCGGCGGCTCTGCCGCAAGCCAGACCGTTCGGGGGGCGTGAGGAAAACATCATGGCACGCATCAATCTCGACCATATCCGCCACGCCTACGGCCCGAACCCGAAGAAACCCTCGGATTATTCGCTGAAGGAAGTCCATCACGAATGGAACGATGGCGGCGCCTATGCGCTGCTGGGCCCGTCCGGCTGCGGCAAGACCACGCTGCTCAATATCATTTCCGGCCTGCTGCAGCCGTCCGAAGGCAAGATCCTGTTCGACGGCAAGGATGTCACCAATCTGTCGACGCAGGAGCGCAATATCGCCCAGGTGTTCCAGTTCCCGGTGATCTACGACACGATGACCGTTTACGATAATCTGGCCTTTCCGCTGCGCAATCGCCGCGTTCCGGAAAATGAAGTCGATCGCCGGGTCACGGAAATCCTCGAGATGATCGGCCTGTCCGACCGTGCCAAGAAGAAGGCTCAAGGGCTGACCGCCGACCAGAAGCAGAAGATCTCGCTTGGCCGTGGTCTTGTCCGCTCCGATGTCAGCGCCATCCTGTTCGACGAACCGCTGACCGTCATCGATCCGCATATGAAATGGGTGCTGCGCTCGCAGCTGAAACGGCTGCACAAGCAGTTCGGCTTCACCATGGTCTATGTCACCCATGACCAGACCGAGGCACTGACCTTCGCCGACAAGGTCGTCGTCATGTATGACGGCGAGATCGTCCAGATCGGCACGCCCGCCGAGCTTTTCGAAAAGCCGAAGCACACATTCGTCGGCTATTTCATCGGCTCTCCGGGCATGAATGTTCTGCCGGCAAAGATCGATGGCGCGTCGGTCGATCTCGGTGGCGAGACGCTCGCCCTGTCGTTTGCGCCAAAATTCGCAGCTGGCGCCAAGACGGAGCTCGGCATACGCCCGGAATTCGTGCGGCTTGGCCGCGAGGGCATGCCGGTTGTGATTTCCAAGGTCGAGGATATCGGCCGCCAGAAGATCGTGCGCGCCACCTTCGCCAACAGGCCGATCGCCATCGTCGTGCATGAGGACGGCGAGATCCCGGCGGAACCGAAGATCACCTTCGATCCTGCGGCCATCAATATCTACGCCGACAGTTGGCGTGTAGGCGGGGAGGCCTGATCATGGAAAAGACCTGGAACAACAAGGCCTGGTTCATGGTCCTGCCGGTGCTGGTGCTGGTCGCCTTCTCGGCGGTCATCCCGCTGATGACGGTGGTCAACTATTCGGTACAGGACACGTTCGGCAACAATGAATTCTTCTGGGCGGGCACCGACTGGTTCATCCAGGTGCTGCAGTCCGACCGCTTCTGGGATGCGCTGACGCGTAACCTGATCTTCTCCGGGATCATCCTGGCGATCGAGATTCCGCTGGGTATCCTGATCGCGCTCAACATGCCAAAGACCGGGTTCGGCGTTCCCGTCTGCCTCGTCCTGATGTCGCTGCCGCTGCTCATTCCGTGGAATGTCGTCGGCACTATCTGGCAGGTGTTCGGGCGCGTCGATATCGGCCTGCTCGGCTATACGCTGGAAGCGATCGGCATTCGCTACAACTATGTCAACAACGTCTTCGACGCCTGGGTAACGCTGATCGTCATGGACGTCTGGCACTGGACGAGCCTTGTCGTGCTGCTCTGCTACGCTGGCCTCGTGTCGATCCCGGATGCCTATTACCAGGCAGCCAAGATCGATGGCGCATCGCGCTGGGCCGTGTTCCGCTATATCCAGCTGCCGAAGATGAAGCGCGTGCTCCTGATCGCCTTCCTCCTGCGCTTCATGGACAGTTTCATGATCTATACCGAGCCCTTCGTCATCACTGGCGGCGGTCCCGGCAATGCCACCACATTCCTGTCGATCGACCTCGTCAAGACGGCCATCGGCCAGTTCGACCTTGGTCCGGCAGCAGCACTTTCCCTCATCTACTTCCTGATCATCCTGTTGCTCTCATGGATATTCTACACCGTGATGACCAATAGCGATGCGCAGAGCTGACGGGCGGAGGGAGGAAAACAATGACCACCGCAACACATTCGACCGGCCGCAGCTTCTCCTGGATCGTGCCCACGATCTACATCATCTTCCTGCTCCTGCCGATCTACTGGCTCGTCAATATGAGCTTCAAGACGAATACCGAGATTACCGGTGCTTTTTCGCTCTATCCACATGCGCCGACGCTGCGCAACTATGCTGTCATCTTCACCGATCCGTCCTGGTATAACGGCTATATCAACTCGATCATCTATGTGGTGATGAACACCGTCATCTCGGTTTCGGTGGCGCTGCCTGCGGCCTACGCGTTCTCGCGCTACCGGTTCCTCGGCGACAAGCATCTGTTCTTCTGGCTGCTCACCAATCGCATGGCGCCGCCGGCCGTGTTCGCGCTGCCGTTCTTCCAGCTCTATTCCGCCTTCGGCCTGATCGATACGCATATTGCCGTGGCGCTGGCGCACTGCCTGTTCAACGTGCCGCTGGCGGTGTGGATCCTTGAAGGCTTCATGTCGGGCGTGCCGAAGGAAATCGACGAAACCGCCTATATTGACGGTTATTCCTTCCCGCGCTTCTTCATCCGGATCTTCATCCCGCTGATCGCATCCGGTATCGGCGTGGCGGCATTCTTCAACTTCATGTTCTCCTGGGTCGAACTGCTGATCGCCCGGACACTGACGACGACCGATGCCAAGCCGATTGCCGCGATCATGACACGGACGGTGTCTGCCTCCGGCATGGACTGGGGTGTGCTGGCGGCGGCCGGCGTGCTCACGATCATTC comes from the Pararhizobium qamdonense genome and includes:
- a CDS encoding carbohydrate ABC transporter permease, with product MTTATHSTGRSFSWIVPTIYIIFLLLPIYWLVNMSFKTNTEITGAFSLYPHAPTLRNYAVIFTDPSWYNGYINSIIYVVMNTVISVSVALPAAYAFSRYRFLGDKHLFFWLLTNRMAPPAVFALPFFQLYSAFGLIDTHIAVALAHCLFNVPLAVWILEGFMSGVPKEIDETAYIDGYSFPRFFIRIFIPLIASGIGVAAFFNFMFSWVELLIARTLTTTDAKPIAAIMTRTVSASGMDWGVLAAAGVLTIIPGAIVIYFVRNYIAKGFALGRV